Proteins encoded within one genomic window of Candidatus Pseudothioglobus singularis PS1:
- a CDS encoding SurA N-terminal domain-containing protein — translation MLSAIRNKSKGWVAYLIVGLITVPFALFGIQDYVSRSANNSIATVDGEDIDINVYYQELNTQQRNLQQQLGAAYTQEIDDAIKQTLLDSMINEKLIENYANSLDIVTLDDEVKSVIELNQAFSVDGEFSQDRYTQLLRLNSYSPAGYELAQSKSLTREQIKRNLSGSAFMSSIQIDQLNDLASQQREVSYIALNTSNYLDQVSVSKDQISDYFNENRSSFIEGRKVKVDFVELTLDSMDEPENPTNDDLQNLYDDNAELYTNSERRRAQHILVESEELANDLLKQINQGADFAELAKAKSEDSSSSEEGGDLGFFEKELMGAEFDEAAFAMNIGDVSDVVATDYGYFHIIKLTDIEAETMQAFNEVEEQLAALYIKNAKEKMLFSSLEEFINLSYEESLDIVADQFGLELQSSEYFGNGSSLYDAKFVASAFSSSVIDDGDNSEVMEIDSEKFVVLALSDLQSERERDLIEVEDQIESTLKTASAKEVIENIAESIASAFSSGDEQTANKLILENNLEWVSEGWLSRASELPYNVASISFALSKPEEGRHTYSAQSANQLTSLVIDLSGVRVPEEDTNTGISALYLSQENNEMFVTLIRQLRDNAEIRVFSDLL, via the coding sequence ATGTTAAGTGCAATAAGAAATAAATCAAAAGGTTGGGTCGCTTATCTCATCGTTGGCTTAATAACGGTTCCATTTGCCTTGTTCGGAATTCAAGATTATGTAAGTCGTTCTGCAAATAACTCGATTGCTACAGTTGATGGAGAAGATATTGATATTAATGTTTATTACCAAGAATTAAATACACAACAACGCAACTTGCAGCAACAATTAGGCGCTGCCTACACCCAAGAGATTGATGATGCTATCAAGCAAACTCTTTTAGATTCCATGATTAATGAAAAGCTGATAGAAAATTATGCCAACTCATTAGATATTGTTACCCTAGATGATGAGGTTAAATCGGTTATTGAATTAAATCAAGCTTTCTCAGTAGATGGTGAATTTTCACAAGATCGATATACTCAATTATTAAGACTTAACAGTTATTCACCTGCTGGCTATGAATTAGCTCAATCAAAATCATTAACACGGGAACAAATTAAGAGAAATCTGAGTGGTTCAGCTTTTATGTCATCGATTCAAATTGATCAACTTAATGATCTTGCATCTCAGCAAAGAGAGGTTTCGTATATTGCCCTGAATACAAGTAATTATCTAGATCAAGTTAGTGTTTCAAAGGATCAAATTTCAGATTATTTTAATGAAAATAGATCAAGCTTTATTGAAGGACGAAAGGTTAAAGTGGATTTTGTAGAGCTTACATTAGACAGTATGGATGAGCCTGAAAATCCAACTAATGATGATCTTCAAAATCTTTACGACGACAATGCTGAACTCTATACAAACTCAGAAAGAAGAAGGGCGCAGCATATACTAGTTGAGAGTGAAGAATTAGCTAATGACCTATTAAAGCAGATCAATCAGGGCGCTGACTTTGCTGAACTCGCTAAAGCAAAATCTGAAGACAGCTCTTCAAGTGAAGAGGGCGGAGATCTTGGTTTTTTTGAAAAAGAGTTAATGGGTGCTGAATTTGATGAGGCTGCATTTGCAATGAATATTGGCGATGTTAGTGATGTGGTTGCTACTGATTATGGTTATTTTCATATCATTAAGCTTACAGATATAGAAGCTGAAACAATGCAAGCTTTTAATGAAGTTGAGGAGCAATTAGCAGCACTTTATATTAAAAATGCAAAAGAAAAGATGTTATTTAGCTCTTTAGAGGAGTTCATTAATTTATCTTATGAAGAGTCTCTAGATATTGTTGCTGATCAGTTTGGGCTTGAGCTTCAAAGTAGTGAATATTTTGGTAATGGCAGCAGTCTGTATGATGCAAAATTTGTTGCTTCTGCATTTAGTTCTTCAGTTATCGATGACGGTGATAATTCTGAAGTTATGGAGATTGATTCAGAAAAATTTGTTGTTTTGGCTTTATCTGATCTGCAGTCAGAGCGTGAGAGAGATTTAATTGAAGTAGAAGATCAAATTGAGTCCACTCTTAAGACAGCTTCAGCAAAAGAAGTGATTGAAAACATTGCTGAAAGTATTGCCTCTGCATTCTCAAGTGGTGATGAGCAAACAGCCAATAAATTAATCTTAGAGAACAACCTAGAGTGGGTTTCTGAAGGCTGGCTTTCAAGAGCTAGTGAGTTGCCTTATAATGTTGCATCTATATCATTTGCTTTATCAAAACCTGAAGAAGGAAGACACACTTATAGTGCTCAAAGTGCTAACCAATTAACTTCTTTGGTGATTGATTTAAGCGGAGTTAGAGTTCCTGAGGAGGATACAAATACTGGCATCTCAGCGCTTTATTTGAGCCAGGAGAACAATGAAATGTTTGTTACTCTTATTAGGCAGTTAAGAGATAATGCTGAAATTAGAGTGTTCTCTGATTTACTATAG
- a CDS encoding threonine aldolase family protein — protein MNALFASDNVTSACPEVMDAVINANSGISESYGEDEWSSRLKEKLSDVFETNVEVFLTVSGTASNALALSALAPVYGKIYCHELSHINTDECGAPELFTGGAKLNPMRSSNGRINAKELDEIVRGSGNVHVTQPSVVSITQSCETGTVYQLDEIQEISKIAHKHKMSVHMDGARFANGLVSLGESPAEMTWKSGVDVLTLGGTKNGCLAAEAIIFFKPEMVGNFPFLHKRSGQLLSKMRFISSQLNAYVSNDVWIRNASHANAMAKKLSKGLNAFSNINLAYPTESNEVFVHLPRDVIDYLNNAGYDINEEELDGKAVRFVTAWNTDQNDITNLLDKLSQKYG, from the coding sequence ATGAATGCTTTATTTGCTTCAGATAATGTGACGAGTGCTTGCCCAGAGGTTATGGATGCTGTCATTAATGCTAATTCTGGTATTTCAGAATCATATGGTGAAGATGAATGGTCATCTAGACTCAAAGAAAAATTATCTGATGTCTTTGAAACCAATGTCGAGGTTTTTTTAACAGTTTCTGGGACTGCTTCAAATGCATTAGCATTATCTGCGTTAGCTCCTGTTTATGGAAAAATCTACTGTCATGAGCTCTCTCATATTAATACTGATGAGTGCGGGGCACCTGAGCTTTTTACTGGCGGTGCTAAGCTAAATCCAATGAGAAGTAGTAATGGAAGAATTAATGCTAAAGAGCTTGATGAGATTGTTAGAGGATCTGGTAATGTTCATGTGACTCAGCCTTCAGTTGTCAGTATTACTCAATCGTGTGAAACAGGGACAGTTTATCAATTAGATGAGATTCAAGAAATATCAAAAATAGCCCATAAGCATAAGATGAGTGTCCATATGGATGGTGCGCGGTTTGCAAATGGTCTCGTATCTCTTGGAGAAAGCCCGGCAGAGATGACATGGAAGTCAGGAGTTGATGTTCTAACCTTGGGTGGTACTAAAAATGGTTGCCTCGCTGCAGAAGCAATCATATTTTTTAAACCTGAGATGGTTGGTAATTTTCCATTCCTTCATAAAAGGTCTGGCCAGCTTCTCTCAAAAATGCGTTTTATATCATCTCAGTTAAATGCTTATGTCTCCAATGATGTATGGATTCGAAATGCTAGTCATGCAAATGCAATGGCAAAGAAATTAAGTAAAGGCTTAAATGCCTTTTCAAATATCAATTTAGCCTATCCAACTGAGTCAAATGAAGTTTTTGTTCATCTTCCTAGAGATGTCATTGATTATTTAAATAATGCTGGCTATGACATCAATGAAGAAGAGCTGGACGGGAAAGCTGTTCGATTTGTGACTGCATGGAATACTGATCAAAATGATATTACAAATCTTTTAGACAAATTATCACAAAAATACGGGTAA
- a CDS encoding HU family DNA-binding protein, with amino-acid sequence MNKSDLVSAIADNSGLSKADAARALEATTTAISTTLASGDSVAITGFGSFLVRARAARTGRNPQTGAAIQISASNAPAFKAGKLLKESVN; translated from the coding sequence ATGAACAAATCAGATTTAGTTTCAGCAATTGCTGATAACTCAGGTCTTTCGAAAGCTGATGCAGCTCGTGCTTTAGAGGCAACAACTACTGCAATCTCTACCACATTGGCAAGTGGCGACTCAGTAGCTATCACTGGTTTTGGTAGTTTTTTAGTAAGAGCACGCGCAGCACGCACTGGCCGTAACCCGCAAACTGGTGCTGCAATACAAATTTCAGCATCAAATGCACCCGCATTTAAAGCAGGAAAATTATTAAAGGAATCTGTTAACTAA
- the ccmD gene encoding heme exporter protein CcmD produces the protein MTMVEYFSFLPYGKYAFYVWLAYGVSFLTIITLFISAKRIHTKTILSLKNKFSIND, from the coding sequence ATGACTATGGTTGAGTATTTTTCCTTTCTGCCTTATGGGAAGTATGCATTTTATGTTTGGCTCGCATATGGTGTTTCCTTCTTGACAATAATTACTCTTTTTATTAGTGCAAAGAGAATCCACACTAAGACTATTTTGTCTCTCAAAAATAAATTCTCAATCAATGACTAA
- a CDS encoding biosynthetic peptidoglycan transglycosylase, translated as MYKFWIKIVSLIFIFIFSAYLFYLNIIVKSQFSTEIKVSNTITQINFSFNDYPPELINMLLLVEDQSYFHHHGVDFKEIGRVIYGYLFDDKALRGASTITQQLVKNSLLTREKTFSRKFEEVLMALLLELSYDKEFILERYMNTVYLAQKGDMAYHGFASGSYFYFDKDVKDLSLEDMATLVALLKGPSYYNPINFPDRLDRRVKMILKMHENYKKIF; from the coding sequence ATGTATAAATTTTGGATCAAGATTGTAAGTTTAATATTTATATTTATCTTCTCAGCTTATTTATTCTATCTTAACATTATAGTAAAGTCTCAATTTTCAACTGAGATAAAAGTCTCAAACACTATCACTCAAATCAATTTCTCCTTTAATGATTACCCTCCAGAGCTTATTAATATGCTTCTTTTAGTGGAAGACCAATCATATTTCCATCATCATGGTGTTGATTTTAAAGAGATTGGGAGAGTTATTTACGGATATTTATTTGATGATAAGGCGCTTAGAGGAGCCAGTACAATTACTCAGCAATTAGTTAAGAATTCGCTTCTAACTCGGGAAAAAACTTTTTCCAGAAAGTTTGAAGAGGTTTTGATGGCATTACTTTTAGAGTTGTCTTACGATAAAGAATTTATTCTTGAGAGGTATATGAATACGGTATATTTAGCCCAAAAAGGAGATATGGCCTACCACGGCTTTGCCAGTGGAAGTTATTTCTACTTTGATAAAGATGTTAAGGATTTGAGTTTAGAAGATATGGCAACACTTGTTGCCTTGCTTAAAGGGCCTTCTTACTATAATCCTATTAACTTTCCTGATAGGCTGGATAGGCGAGTTAAGATGATTTTGAAGATGCACGAAAACTACAAAAAAATATTTTGA
- a CDS encoding class I SAM-dependent methyltransferase, producing the protein MKTFLHVGCGPQTKIGLKGFDNDQWKEVRFDIDKTVNPDIVGTLLDMSKVASNSVEAVYSSHNIEHVYPHQVPIVVKEFLRVLKDDGVVVLICPDLQSVCDAILKDKLYDPLYETPVPIAPIDILYGLRAALEEGNEFMAHKCGFTYSSLLNFFIEAGFQKWIGGRRPEDYALYLIACKGKKSDEELRNLALEFLPGD; encoded by the coding sequence ATGAAAACATTTCTCCATGTAGGCTGTGGTCCTCAAACAAAAATTGGTTTAAAAGGTTTTGATAATGATCAATGGAAAGAAGTTCGATTTGATATTGATAAAACTGTCAATCCAGATATTGTTGGAACATTGTTGGATATGAGTAAAGTTGCTTCAAATAGTGTTGAAGCAGTTTACTCATCACATAACATTGAACACGTATATCCTCATCAAGTTCCAATTGTTGTAAAAGAGTTTCTTAGAGTATTGAAAGATGATGGCGTAGTTGTTCTTATTTGCCCAGATTTACAAAGTGTTTGCGATGCAATTCTCAAAGATAAACTTTATGATCCACTATACGAAACTCCAGTCCCAATAGCTCCCATTGATATTTTGTATGGGTTAAGAGCTGCCCTTGAAGAAGGGAATGAGTTTATGGCACACAAGTGTGGGTTTACTTATTCATCTTTATTGAATTTTTTTATTGAAGCGGGCTTTCAGAAATGGATAGGTGGAAGAAGACCGGAGGACTATGCTTTATATCTTATTGCTTGTAAAGGTAAAAAGTCTGATGAAGAATTAAGAAATCTGGCACTTGAATTTTTACCTGGTGATTGA
- the doeB gene encoding N(2)-acetyl-L-2,4-diaminobutanoate deacetylase DoeB, with the protein MKDSPISLSVDFEKDGIQHGYLKLPHSHDGSAWGSIVIPITVAKNGNGPTILFTGANHGDEYEGPVALFDLANHIRSSDIKGRVIIIPGMNYPAFQAGKRTSPIDGGNMNRVFPGNPEGTFTEKIADYFNRTLLPLADYVVDFHSGGKTLDFLPFCCAHFLDDKEQQSRCIDAMKAFNAPHSVMLLEIDAVNMYDTAAENMGKVFISTELGGGGSTTAYSVEIAKKGIRNLLKHTGICEGDLEVSETLNLDMPDQRCYIFSESTGLLEHCVDLGDPVSEGQLVAKIYNIEKTGDEPAEYFAGIDGIYTGRHFPGLIVNGDFLGVVAVPV; encoded by the coding sequence ATGAAGGATAGCCCAATAAGCCTAAGTGTTGACTTTGAGAAAGATGGAATTCAGCATGGCTATCTTAAACTTCCTCACTCTCATGATGGCTCTGCCTGGGGCTCTATAGTGATTCCTATAACTGTAGCAAAAAATGGAAATGGGCCAACAATTCTTTTTACTGGGGCTAATCATGGTGATGAATATGAAGGTCCTGTAGCATTATTTGATTTAGCAAATCACATCAGATCTTCTGATATTAAAGGAAGAGTGATAATTATTCCTGGGATGAATTATCCAGCTTTTCAGGCTGGAAAAAGAACATCTCCAATTGATGGTGGTAATATGAATCGAGTTTTCCCTGGCAATCCTGAAGGAACCTTTACTGAGAAGATAGCTGATTACTTTAATCGGACTCTTCTTCCTCTTGCAGATTATGTTGTAGATTTTCATTCTGGCGGAAAGACATTAGATTTTTTACCTTTTTGTTGTGCTCATTTTCTAGATGATAAAGAACAACAGTCTCGTTGTATTGATGCAATGAAAGCTTTTAACGCCCCTCATTCAGTAATGCTTCTTGAGATTGATGCTGTCAACATGTATGATACTGCTGCTGAAAATATGGGGAAAGTGTTTATTAGTACAGAGCTTGGTGGAGGTGGATCAACAACGGCTTATTCAGTCGAAATTGCAAAAAAAGGAATTCGTAATTTGTTAAAACATACTGGTATTTGTGAAGGAGATCTAGAGGTATCAGAAACACTTAATTTAGACATGCCTGATCAAAGATGCTATATTTTTAGTGAATCAACTGGGCTTTTAGAGCATTGTGTTGATTTAGGTGATCCAGTTAGTGAAGGGCAACTTGTGGCAAAGATTTACAACATTGAAAAAACAGGAGATGAGCCTGCTGAATATTTTGCTGGTATTGATGGTATTTATACTGGAAGACATTTTCCAGGGCTGATAGTAAATGGAGATTTTCTGGGTGTTGTTGCGGTTCCAGTGTAG
- a CDS encoding sulfotransferase family 2 domain-containing protein yields the protein MPLNICVLSLESNNLKKELKVNNGRQLKNARIEISKVTENELYNFSSSHALSIYPLEAVCTYIPKNCCSSLRFSIAIANGFVKDVDDINWIHQNNQTFISSQREVSLAKHTFVVLRCPYTRIASCYLDKVVDGKINFNDNFGNKASLNFNEFLEYIKSQSRENMEEHWRNQSDFLHYEHYDDYFSLELFSDAIDLLKSKGFKVYDTRKILNHDISSFEKVDGDFSKIKDIDLEKMKNNGRLPSYKSMFTELEVNLVNEIYGDDIDLYKSHFGNGALLFK from the coding sequence TTGCCTCTTAATATATGTGTTTTATCTTTAGAGTCAAATAATTTAAAAAAGGAATTGAAAGTGAACAATGGTCGACAATTAAAGAATGCAAGAATAGAAATCTCAAAAGTGACTGAAAATGAACTTTATAATTTTTCATCTAGTCATGCTTTATCTATCTATCCATTGGAGGCTGTTTGTACTTATATTCCAAAGAATTGTTGCTCTTCATTAAGGTTTTCAATTGCCATTGCAAATGGCTTTGTTAAAGACGTTGATGATATTAATTGGATTCATCAAAATAACCAAACCTTTATTTCATCTCAAAGAGAAGTTTCTCTTGCAAAACATACTTTTGTTGTTTTGCGTTGCCCATATACTAGAATTGCTTCTTGTTATTTAGATAAAGTGGTAGATGGAAAAATTAACTTTAATGATAATTTTGGTAATAAAGCGAGTTTAAATTTTAATGAATTTCTAGAATATATAAAATCTCAAAGTAGAGAAAATATGGAGGAACACTGGAGAAATCAGTCAGATTTTCTTCATTATGAGCATTATGATGATTATTTTTCTTTGGAGCTCTTTTCTGATGCAATTGACTTATTGAAATCTAAAGGTTTTAAAGTTTATGATACTAGGAAGATCTTAAATCATGATATTTCAAGTTTTGAAAAAGTTGATGGAGATTTCTCAAAGATTAAAGATATAGATCTTGAAAAAATGAAAAATAATGGCCGTTTGCCAAGTTACAAATCAATGTTCACAGAATTAGAAGTCAATCTTGTTAATGAAATTTATGGAGATGATATTGATTTGTATAAAAGCCATTTTGGCAATGGTGCTTTATTGTTTAAATAA
- a CDS encoding heme ABC transporter permease, which yields MHLFMWKWIQRQASPKVFYGTCSRLTPWFFWPFASLLVIGLFWSLVISPPDYQQGDGYRIIFIHVPSAILSMMVYAIMAIAGGIGLIWQIKMAEVVAKVSAPIGAAFTIIALASGAIWGKPMWGAWWVWDARLTSELILLFLYLAYMSLNSAFDNPKTAAKASSILAIVGLINLPIIHYSVKWWNTLHQGYSVGTGGLKDPDMQIALAIMFVASIFLYALLVVIKARTEVLVREQNSRWVKDEVEGVVS from the coding sequence CTGCATTTATTTATGTGGAAATGGATTCAAAGGCAGGCCTCACCGAAAGTTTTTTATGGAACCTGTTCTAGGCTTACACCATGGTTTTTTTGGCCTTTTGCTAGCCTTTTGGTGATTGGTTTATTTTGGTCTCTTGTTATATCACCGCCTGATTATCAGCAAGGTGATGGTTATAGAATAATATTCATTCATGTTCCAAGTGCTATCTTGTCAATGATGGTTTATGCAATCATGGCAATTGCTGGGGGTATTGGACTCATTTGGCAAATTAAAATGGCTGAAGTGGTGGCAAAGGTTTCGGCGCCAATTGGCGCAGCTTTTACAATCATTGCATTGGCATCTGGAGCAATTTGGGGTAAGCCGATGTGGGGAGCATGGTGGGTCTGGGATGCTAGATTAACTTCTGAGCTCATATTATTGTTTTTATATCTAGCATACATGTCTCTTAATAGCGCATTTGATAACCCAAAGACTGCTGCAAAAGCTAGCTCTATACTTGCTATCGTTGGCCTAATTAATTTACCAATTATTCATTACTCAGTTAAATGGTGGAACACCCTTCACCAAGGTTATTCGGTTGGTACTGGTGGTTTAAAAGATCCAGACATGCAAATTGCACTTGCAATAATGTTTGTAGCGTCAATTTTTCTTTATGCGCTTCTTGTTGTAATTAAAGCAAGAACAGAGGTTCTAGTTCGTGAGCAAAATTCTCGCTGGGTCAAAGATGAAGTTGAGGGAGTAGTATCATGA
- the tsaB gene encoding tRNA (adenosine(37)-N6)-threonylcarbamoyltransferase complex dimerization subunit type 1 TsaB, whose translation MNLLAIDTCTEIASVTLMTKESRVSRVLSGIQKSSGHILKLCDEVFQETGTLIKDVDSIIFTKGPGAFTGVRMCVGVVQGLSMSCNIPTIGFSTLELLGFRASQILSSEKIAVALDARMGEVYWAIYNQGKISKLRICNPNDVDILDTNYIGVGTGWDAYGDMLSSASGVIETDLTIFPESSSLIDLALESFSRGETSDFELPQPIYLRNNVAQKSLK comes from the coding sequence ATGAATTTACTTGCGATAGATACCTGTACTGAAATTGCATCGGTCACTCTAATGACCAAAGAGTCAAGAGTTAGTCGCGTTTTGTCAGGGATTCAAAAAAGCTCTGGCCATATTCTTAAGCTTTGTGATGAAGTCTTTCAGGAAACAGGAACTCTAATAAAGGATGTTGATTCAATAATCTTTACTAAAGGGCCTGGTGCATTTACAGGTGTAAGAATGTGTGTTGGCGTTGTTCAGGGGCTTTCAATGTCCTGTAATATTCCAACGATTGGATTTTCGACACTTGAGTTGCTTGGATTTAGGGCTTCACAGATTCTTAGTTCTGAAAAAATAGCTGTAGCACTTGATGCTAGAATGGGAGAGGTCTATTGGGCTATTTACAATCAAGGAAAAATCAGTAAATTGCGCATATGTAATCCTAATGATGTAGATATTCTCGATACTAATTATATTGGAGTTGGGACAGGATGGGATGCCTATGGTGATATGCTCAGTTCTGCTTCTGGTGTAATTGAAACTGATCTCACAATTTTTCCAGAATCCTCTAGTTTAATAGATTTAGCACTTGAGTCATTTAGTAGGGGAGAGACTAGCGACTTTGAGCTACCCCAGCCGATATATTTACGAAACAATGTGGCTCAAAAATCATTAAAATAA
- a CDS encoding glyoxalase has translation MSNRFHLAIEAGKLSNTVKFYTDVLGCQLDMSEEGKWQDVDFWGNELTLHQSKPRNSDSLERHRHSVDMGDVIVPHLGIHLPLEEYQRVKASVASSVGFVDKPYIRFEDTDYQQETFFVEDPNFNVLEIKSMVKPRD, from the coding sequence ATGAGTAATCGATTTCATTTGGCTATTGAGGCTGGAAAATTAAGCAATACTGTTAAATTTTATACTGATGTACTTGGATGTCAGCTTGATATGTCTGAAGAGGGTAAATGGCAAGACGTGGATTTTTGGGGGAATGAACTTACCCTACATCAATCAAAGCCTCGAAATAGTGATAGCCTTGAAAGGCATAGACATAGTGTAGATATGGGCGATGTCATTGTGCCTCACTTAGGAATACATTTACCATTAGAAGAATATCAAAGAGTTAAAGCCAGTGTTGCTTCTTCTGTAGGTTTTGTAGATAAGCCTTATATCAGGTTTGAAGATACAGACTATCAACAAGAAACTTTCTTCGTTGAAGATCCCAACTTCAATGTTCTTGAGATTAAGAGTATGGTCAAACCTAGAGACTAA
- a CDS encoding DsbE family thiol:disulfide interchange protein: protein MKKIIPLIIFFIIGIFLFLSLNSNPNKLPSPLLGKIVPEVNGKDFYTNENVKLNDLIGNQMILINVWASWCVTCRKEHQVIMNIANNESLKLIGINYKDQKNDGQKYLDIMGNPFDEIIFDPDGRVGMELGVYATPETFLINREGLILYKHIGEITPEVWSKNFQVFLETL from the coding sequence ATGAAAAAAATAATACCTCTAATTATATTTTTTATAATAGGAATTTTTTTATTCTTAAGTCTTAATTCTAATCCCAATAAGCTTCCATCACCTCTATTAGGAAAGATTGTTCCAGAGGTCAATGGAAAAGACTTTTATACGAATGAAAATGTCAAATTGAATGATTTGATAGGCAATCAAATGATACTTATCAATGTCTGGGCGTCATGGTGTGTTACCTGTAGGAAGGAGCATCAAGTAATTATGAATATAGCAAATAATGAGAGTCTAAAGTTAATTGGCATTAACTACAAAGATCAAAAAAATGATGGTCAGAAGTATCTAGACATAATGGGAAATCCATTTGATGAGATTATTTTTGACCCAGATGGAAGAGTTGGAATGGAGCTTGGTGTTTATGCAACCCCAGAAACCTTTTTAATTAATAGAGAAGGATTAATTCTTTATAAACATATCGGAGAAATAACTCCAGAAGTTTGGAGTAAAAATTTCCAGGTTTTTTTAGAGACATTATAA
- the rpsF gene encoding 30S ribosomal protein S6 produces MRHYEITLIVHPDQSSQVTTMIEKYKELITSGKGIVHRDEDWGRKHLAYPINKIYKAHYLMMNIECDKDTLDKLNYNFRFNDAILRNLIISKSEAITEPSIMVAEAGKDSDKVKDQGKDKAKGQDSEKK; encoded by the coding sequence ATGAGACATTATGAAATAACTCTCATTGTTCACCCTGACCAAAGTTCTCAGGTTACAACAATGATTGAGAAGTACAAAGAGCTAATCACTTCAGGCAAAGGTATAGTCCATAGGGACGAAGACTGGGGTCGTAAACATTTAGCCTATCCAATCAACAAAATTTATAAAGCACATTACTTAATGATGAATATCGAGTGTGACAAAGATACACTTGATAAATTAAACTACAACTTTCGCTTCAACGATGCCATCCTAAGAAATTTAATTATTTCTAAGTCAGAGGCAATCACTGAACCATCAATTATGGTTGCAGAAGCAGGCAAAGATTCAGATAAAGTTAAAGATCAAGGCAAAGACAAAGCCAAAGGTCAAGACTCAGAAAAGAAATAG
- the ccmE gene encoding cytochrome c maturation protein CcmE → MTKRQNRMILVGLLVSGVFLAGYLGIKAFSENLLYFYTPSDIVDGKAPANKSFRLGGLVETDSFSREGMIATFSVTDNNQTIKVAYEGILPDLFREGQGVVASGSIKKECKKAWAGKLCTYKFTAKEVLAKHDENYMPPEVAAALEITSSQQ, encoded by the coding sequence ATGACTAAAAGACAAAACCGAATGATATTGGTTGGGCTTTTAGTATCTGGTGTTTTCCTGGCAGGATATTTGGGGATTAAGGCGTTTAGTGAAAACTTATTATACTTTTATACTCCCTCTGATATTGTCGATGGAAAGGCTCCAGCAAATAAGAGTTTTAGACTGGGAGGCCTTGTTGAGACTGATAGTTTTAGTAGGGAAGGAATGATAGCTACTTTTTCAGTCACAGATAATAACCAAACAATTAAAGTTGCATATGAGGGTATTTTGCCTGACCTTTTTAGAGAGGGCCAGGGAGTCGTGGCAAGTGGTTCAATTAAGAAGGAGTGCAAAAAAGCTTGGGCAGGCAAGCTATGTACTTATAAATTTACTGCTAAAGAAGTTTTAGCGAAGCATGATGAAAATTATATGCCTCCAGAGGTAGCTGCTGCTTTAGAGATTACAAGTTCTCAGCAATGA
- a CDS encoding copper homeostasis protein CutC: MKSKLEVCIDSISGLEACINGKADRIELCSSLELGGLTPSDELMKLASEVNIPCRVMIRPKKGSFEYSSGDLHQMFDDIDKARSYNFDGVVFGATLLNGELDQEFLGQLIRYSDGIKKTLHRAVDTIPKTIEAVEIAINLGFDTILSSGGYETVMEGLAVLKEMQQRASGRIEIMPGSGINPQNISEILSDCHFAWLHSSCSIHRQNRKITDSQTIKEIKTAINV, encoded by the coding sequence ATGAAATCCAAACTAGAAGTCTGTATCGATAGCATTTCTGGTCTAGAGGCCTGCATCAATGGAAAGGCAGACCGAATTGAGCTCTGCAGCTCATTAGAGCTTGGAGGATTGACGCCATCTGATGAATTAATGAAGCTTGCTTCAGAAGTGAATATACCTTGCAGGGTAATGATTCGGCCTAAAAAAGGCAGTTTTGAATACTCATCAGGGGATCTTCATCAAATGTTTGATGATATTGATAAAGCTCGATCATACAACTTCGACGGCGTTGTATTTGGCGCTACGCTTTTGAATGGTGAGCTTGATCAAGAATTTTTAGGTCAATTAATTAGATATAGCGATGGCATTAAAAAAACTTTGCATCGAGCAGTAGATACTATCCCAAAGACTATTGAAGCAGTTGAAATTGCAATTAATTTAGGTTTTGATACGATCTTGTCATCTGGTGGCTATGAGACTGTTATGGAGGGATTGGCAGTTTTGAAGGAAATGCAACAAAGAGCATCTGGCAGAATTGAAATTATGCCAGGCTCAGGCATAAACCCTCAAAACATAAGTGAAATTCTCTCTGATTGTCACTTTGCTTGGCTTCATTCTTCTTGCTCAATTCATAGACAAAATAGAAAAATTACAGATAGTCAAACTATTAAAGAAATTAAAACTGCAATCAATGTATAA